One region of Sulfitobacter sp. BSw21498 genomic DNA includes:
- a CDS encoding ABC transporter ATP-binding protein — MAQPKTTATDQILSLNSIEVLYDSVLLAIKGVSIEVPRGGMVALLGSNGAGKSTTLKAISGLLKAERGKVSRGEICFDGKLIGNILPQDRVAMGICHVIEGRRVFEHMTPDENLEAAAPMSMSRQKVNSEKARIYEYFPRLAERKASQSGYLSGGEQQMLAIGRALMTQPRLLMLDEPSLGLAPFLVAEIFGIIQRINKEDGLSVLLVEQNALAALEIVSHGYLIENGRVVMHDSAEALKANSDIQEFYLGGGEGKNFHDIKHYSRRKRWLS, encoded by the coding sequence ATGGCACAGCCTAAAACCACAGCGACCGACCAGATACTGTCTCTGAACAGCATTGAAGTTTTGTACGATTCAGTTCTGCTCGCGATTAAAGGGGTCTCGATCGAGGTTCCCCGTGGAGGAATGGTTGCCCTTTTGGGTTCCAACGGAGCAGGCAAAAGCACCACCCTGAAAGCAATCAGTGGATTGCTAAAGGCCGAACGGGGCAAGGTCAGCCGGGGGGAAATTTGCTTTGACGGTAAACTTATCGGCAACATCCTGCCGCAAGACCGCGTTGCGATGGGTATCTGCCACGTCATTGAAGGCCGCCGGGTATTCGAGCATATGACACCGGATGAAAACCTTGAGGCGGCAGCGCCGATGTCGATGTCGCGCCAAAAGGTGAATTCGGAAAAAGCCCGCATATACGAATATTTTCCGCGCCTTGCGGAACGCAAAGCATCACAGTCGGGGTATCTGTCAGGCGGCGAACAACAAATGTTGGCCATCGGGCGTGCGCTAATGACCCAACCGCGCCTGTTGATGTTGGACGAACCCAGCCTCGGGCTTGCTCCGTTTCTGGTGGCCGAAATTTTTGGAATTATCCAGCGTATCAACAAGGAAGATGGCCTGTCGGTTTTACTGGTAGAGCAAAACGCGCTGGCCGCGCTGGAGATCGTTTCGCACGGCTATCTGATCGAAAATGGCCGCGTCGTGATGCACGATTCGGCAGAGGCGCTGAAGGCAAACTCCGACATTCAGGAGTTTTATCTCGGTGGAGGTGAAGGCAAGAATTTTCACGACATCAAGCACTACAGCAGACGGAAGCGCTGGCTGAGCTAG
- a CDS encoding branched-chain amino acid ABC transporter permease encodes MFYGLSGVRHNSYVSDSKLFPVPADRNAVVFFLLLGLAAPYLVSSLYLNSYILPWLIWTAAVLGLNLVTGWAGQLHLGYAAVMAVGAYSAVHAAKFGIPWEFALLIGGLASSVIGSLFAFAALRTKGLYLALTTLAMQFVMDWVLTHSPTIAGGSHASLQSPTFALLGQDITSDAGLYYVAFGWCVLVTIFMLNLRRTGLGRALVAVREKDFAAAILGVNSFYYKLVAFAASSFIAGVSGAILVSTFYFLAAPEQFAVNVSIQVLAMVIVGGLGSILGSYLGAALILLMPGVVNQLFSLGANLLGLDLGIETLAHIPNAAYGALIVIFLMVEPLGLGKLYANVRDYLMVWPFDQLKK; translated from the coding sequence ATGTTTTACGGTCTCTCAGGTGTTCGCCACAATAGTTACGTTTCTGATAGCAAGCTCTTCCCGGTTCCGGCTGATCGCAACGCCGTTGTGTTCTTCTTGCTGCTCGGGCTCGCAGCACCCTATCTGGTCAGTTCGCTTTATCTGAACAGTTACATTCTGCCTTGGCTGATCTGGACGGCGGCCGTATTGGGACTGAACCTTGTAACGGGTTGGGCCGGACAACTGCATCTGGGATATGCGGCCGTTATGGCCGTTGGTGCCTATTCGGCTGTTCACGCGGCGAAATTCGGAATTCCATGGGAGTTTGCCTTGCTTATAGGCGGTCTAGCCTCTTCGGTAATCGGAAGTCTGTTTGCTTTTGCGGCGCTGCGGACCAAGGGGCTTTACCTGGCCCTCACAACCCTTGCGATGCAGTTCGTGATGGACTGGGTACTGACCCATTCGCCAACGATCGCAGGGGGATCGCACGCGTCCTTGCAATCGCCCACCTTTGCGTTGTTGGGGCAGGACATTACTTCGGATGCAGGTCTGTATTACGTTGCATTCGGCTGGTGCGTTCTGGTCACGATCTTCATGCTCAACCTGCGACGCACCGGATTGGGCCGGGCCTTGGTTGCCGTGCGGGAAAAGGATTTTGCCGCAGCTATTCTGGGTGTGAACAGTTTTTACTATAAACTTGTCGCGTTTGCCGCATCGTCATTTATCGCAGGTGTCAGCGGCGCGATCCTAGTGTCGACGTTCTACTTTCTTGCGGCCCCAGAACAGTTTGCCGTGAACGTATCCATTCAGGTTCTGGCGATGGTGATTGTGGGCGGGCTCGGCAGCATTCTTGGAAGCTATCTGGGAGCCGCACTCATCCTGCTCATGCCCGGGGTCGTGAACCAGTTGTTCTCATTGGGAGCTAATCTTTTGGGGTTGGATTTAGGCATCGAAACGCTAGCGCACATTCCGAACGCGGCCTACGGCGCACTGATTGTCATCTTCCTGATGGTCGAGCCCTTGGGGCTTGGAAAACTCTACGCCAATGTCAGGGATTACCTGATGGTTTGGCCCTTTGACCAGCTTAAGAAATAG
- a CDS encoding branched-chain amino acid ABC transporter permease, with protein sequence MDLVFLAELTVNGALTGLLYSLFAIGLVLIYKSSSVPNLAQGALTMLGAYVVLAFSHNMGLPLWVAIPLAVVIMFFVGIGIEKVALRRLAGRPVIMILMMTMGIDIFLRGTTLAIWGGSSRSVDLGVSYEPLFVGDVLLSRIHIVGASVALALFVAFFLFFRSRLGIRLRAISDDYMASWSVGISVERGVGLSWGLASIVAVATGVIWGEIQGVDQSLSILLLKGLTVAVLGGLDSIIGAIVAGIILGILESVGSFYLDEIVGGGSRDLIVAAVLILTVMIRPHGLFGRHDIERV encoded by the coding sequence ATGGATTTAGTTTTTCTGGCAGAGCTGACAGTGAATGGCGCGCTGACAGGCCTGCTTTACTCGCTTTTTGCAATTGGGCTTGTCCTGATTTACAAATCGTCGTCGGTGCCAAACTTGGCTCAGGGGGCCCTAACCATGTTGGGTGCCTATGTGGTGCTGGCATTCTCGCATAATATGGGGTTGCCGCTTTGGGTGGCCATTCCTTTGGCGGTGGTGATCATGTTCTTTGTGGGCATCGGCATCGAAAAAGTTGCGCTGCGCCGATTGGCGGGGCGCCCGGTCATTATGATCCTGATGATGACAATGGGGATCGACATCTTTCTGCGCGGCACCACCCTGGCGATTTGGGGCGGGTCTTCGCGTTCGGTTGATTTGGGGGTCAGCTATGAACCGCTCTTTGTGGGGGACGTGCTTCTTAGCCGTATCCACATTGTCGGTGCCAGTGTTGCGCTCGCCCTGTTTGTTGCCTTTTTTCTGTTCTTCCGCAGTCGGCTTGGTATTCGTTTGCGGGCCATTTCTGACGATTATATGGCATCCTGGTCTGTGGGTATTTCGGTTGAACGGGGTGTTGGCCTGTCCTGGGGACTGGCGTCGATCGTGGCGGTGGCAACCGGTGTGATTTGGGGCGAAATCCAGGGCGTCGATCAGTCGTTGTCGATCCTGCTGCTCAAGGGGCTGACAGTGGCCGTTTTGGGCGGGCTGGACAGTATCATCGGCGCGATTGTCGCCGGTATCATTCTGGGCATTCTGGAAAGTGTCGGTTCATTTTATCTAGATGAAATTGTCGGAGGTGGCAGCCGGGATCTGATTGTCGCTGCCGTGTTGATCCTGACGGTGATGATCCGCCCGCATGGCCTGTTTGGCCGTCATGACATCGAAAGGGTCTAG
- a CDS encoding AMP-binding protein: MREKDRGIWREVTWSAYAEEVLRCAAGFMALGVKPGDAVIILGDNRVRLYAGMTAMSMLRAYAMPAYPGATLDELKHFFGEAHVVAALVEDQEQVDKILELRDAGTSVASIVYDEARGLNLYDAPGLQSWESLVEAGAKRLSADPDLRRHLIEESKPEDPAVFMHSSGTTGKPKGIVLSQKNVLSGARNAHAGGAFEYGEEILAYLPMAWVGDFALTVASAIAFRFTVSVPERQETVQRDLREIAPSLYLAAPRSWDHMLTAIQVGMENSTPLKKWLYHFFMDRAVEAERRKLNGLSGGPFERLGRLVGEKLIFGPIKDQFGLIHLKRAFTGGEAIGEDTFIFYRALGIKLRQLYGQTENSAFNAIQAPGEVKLHTVGKPLPGVEVKIADDGEILMKADSVFKGYFKNEAASAEALQDGWLHSGDAGYLEDDGHLVVLGRVSEVVFTQSGERYVPNYIENRLKFSPYIKDAAVVGAGRDELTAMICIDAEAVGHWAEVNGVPYVSYADLSQRPEVAELVKEAFVRVNKAVTEGLQLHRYVSLHKEFDPDDGEITRTRKLRRKVVEERYGQVIEALYNGAADIHVKAVVTYETGETGTVERTLLIREI; encoded by the coding sequence ATGCGCGAGAAAGACCGTGGTATCTGGCGGGAAGTGACCTGGTCTGCCTATGCTGAGGAGGTGCTGCGCTGCGCCGCCGGCTTCATGGCTCTGGGCGTGAAGCCCGGTGACGCGGTCATTATTCTGGGTGACAATCGCGTGAGGCTTTATGCTGGAATGACCGCGATGTCGATGCTGCGCGCCTATGCCATGCCGGCCTATCCCGGCGCGACGCTTGACGAGTTGAAGCATTTCTTTGGGGAAGCCCACGTTGTAGCCGCTTTGGTCGAAGATCAAGAACAGGTCGACAAGATCCTTGAGCTGCGCGACGCTGGAACGTCGGTGGCATCTATCGTTTACGATGAGGCGCGCGGGTTGAATCTCTATGATGCGCCTGGCCTGCAGTCGTGGGAAAGCCTGGTGGAAGCGGGTGCCAAGAGACTGTCTGCCGATCCGGATTTGCGTCGGCACCTGATTGAGGAGTCCAAGCCAGAAGATCCGGCGGTGTTCATGCATTCCTCGGGTACGACGGGCAAGCCTAAGGGGATCGTGCTGAGCCAAAAGAATGTGTTGTCGGGTGCGCGCAATGCCCATGCCGGAGGTGCTTTTGAATATGGCGAAGAAATTTTGGCCTATCTGCCAATGGCATGGGTTGGTGACTTTGCTCTGACGGTGGCGTCGGCGATCGCGTTCCGCTTTACCGTCAGCGTGCCGGAGCGTCAGGAAACCGTGCAGCGTGACCTGCGCGAGATTGCACCCAGCCTGTATCTCGCCGCACCGCGCAGTTGGGATCACATGTTGACTGCCATTCAGGTGGGCATGGAGAATTCAACGCCTCTGAAGAAATGGCTCTATCATTTCTTTATGGATCGGGCTGTCGAGGCCGAACGGCGCAAGCTGAACGGTCTCAGTGGCGGACCCTTTGAGCGGCTGGGTCGGCTGGTCGGCGAGAAACTTATTTTTGGCCCGATCAAGGACCAGTTCGGCTTGATCCACCTTAAACGCGCCTTCACCGGTGGTGAAGCTATCGGCGAAGATACTTTCATTTTTTACCGGGCCCTTGGTATCAAATTGCGCCAGCTTTACGGCCAGACCGAAAACAGCGCGTTCAACGCTATCCAGGCCCCTGGCGAGGTGAAGTTGCATACCGTCGGCAAGCCCTTGCCGGGCGTCGAAGTGAAGATTGCCGACGATGGCGAAATCCTCATGAAGGCGGACAGCGTGTTCAAAGGGTACTTCAAAAATGAGGCGGCCTCGGCCGAGGCATTGCAGGATGGATGGTTGCACAGCGGCGACGCCGGTTATCTGGAAGACGACGGCCATCTCGTTGTTCTGGGGCGCGTATCCGAGGTAGTCTTTACCCAAAGCGGCGAACGATATGTTCCCAACTATATCGAAAACCGTCTCAAGTTCAGCCCCTACATCAAAGATGCCGCTGTGGTTGGCGCGGGACGGGACGAATTGACGGCAATGATCTGTATCGATGCCGAGGCGGTCGGGCATTGGGCCGAAGTCAACGGTGTGCCCTACGTATCCTATGCGGATCTTTCCCAAAGACCTGAGGTGGCTGAATTGGTGAAAGAGGCATTTGTTCGGGTGAACAAGGCGGTGACCGAAGGCCTGCAATTGCATCGCTATGTTTCATTGCACAAAGAATTTGATCCGGATGACGGCGAGATTACACGAACCCGTAAACTGCGGCGCAAAGTTGTAGAAGAACGCTACGGTCAGGTGATCGAGGCGCTTTATAACGGTGCAGCCGATATTCACGTCAAAGCGGTCGTAACGTACGAAACAGGCGAAACGGGGACTGTCGAACGCACCCTGTTGATCAGGGAGATATAA
- a CDS encoding ABC transporter ATP-binding protein: protein MNGPVTSGSGQVPVLECIGIERRFGGLVAVSGVDLRLEKGEIFGLVGPNGSGKTTLTNAITGFYPPQKGKILLGGRDITGTAPHKVAGMGVARTFQNLALFNGMSVLDNILLGRHIHMNPGVIRTALYWWLARPQEIANREVVEEVIDFLQLESIRHEMVDGIPIGLKKRVELARALVAEPHLLILDEPMAGMNQEEKEYMARFILDARAERGVSVLLIEHHMDVIIGICDRMLALNYGEMIASGIPREVIKNPRVIEAYIGGAHAE, encoded by the coding sequence ATGAATGGACCTGTAACATCAGGCAGCGGCCAGGTGCCGGTTTTGGAATGCATCGGCATAGAGCGGCGGTTTGGCGGGCTTGTCGCGGTATCGGGCGTGGATCTGAGACTTGAGAAAGGCGAAATCTTCGGTCTTGTCGGTCCCAACGGCAGTGGAAAAACGACGCTGACCAACGCGATCACCGGCTTTTACCCGCCACAAAAGGGGAAGATCCTGTTGGGCGGTAGGGATATTACTGGAACCGCGCCGCACAAGGTTGCGGGCATGGGAGTTGCGCGGACATTCCAGAACCTTGCGTTGTTCAACGGAATGAGCGTGCTCGACAATATTTTATTGGGGCGTCACATCCATATGAACCCTGGCGTGATCCGCACGGCGCTATACTGGTGGTTGGCGCGGCCCCAGGAAATTGCCAACCGAGAAGTCGTGGAAGAGGTAATCGACTTTCTTCAACTGGAAAGCATCCGGCACGAGATGGTCGACGGAATCCCGATCGGGTTGAAGAAACGTGTGGAGTTGGCCCGTGCTTTGGTGGCCGAACCGCATCTTCTGATACTGGATGAACCGATGGCCGGGATGAACCAAGAAGAAAAAGAGTACATGGCGCGGTTCATTCTGGATGCCCGCGCCGAGCGCGGCGTCAGTGTCCTGCTGATCGAGCATCATATGGACGTTATCATCGGGATCTGTGACCGAATGTTGGCGCTGAATTATGGCGAAATGATTGCCAGCGGCATCCCAAGAGAAGTCATTAAAAATCCGCGCGTTATCGAGGCCTATATCGGAGGCGCACATGCCGAATAA
- a CDS encoding SDR family oxidoreductase, with amino-acid sequence MTDSQEPVFGFTRTELRDRNTVYALGLFQDQTVVVTGAGGGLGLAIAALFARLGARLAICGRNPEKLESAAEFLRSFGGEVMAREMTIRDPEQVAAFVDAVHERFGGLHVLVNNAGGQFPQPALDFSIKGWNAVIDTNLNGTWWMMQAVAKNWVETGTQGNIVSIVADVWRGMPGIAHTAAARAGVIFLSKSVAVEWAPYGVRVNCVAPGCCESTGFGNYPAEGAATFKESNPMRRAGDEWDVAEGVVYMAALSGKFITGEVLNIDGGQQMWGDPWPTGRPDYFKID; translated from the coding sequence ATGACTGACTCGCAAGAGCCGGTTTTTGGGTTCACACGAACCGAACTACGGGACCGAAATACCGTCTATGCGCTGGGTCTTTTCCAGGACCAGACTGTTGTCGTGACTGGTGCGGGTGGCGGGCTTGGCCTGGCTATCGCGGCATTGTTCGCCCGCCTGGGCGCACGGCTGGCGATCTGTGGGCGCAACCCTGAAAAACTGGAAAGCGCGGCGGAATTCCTGCGTTCGTTTGGCGGCGAAGTGATGGCGCGCGAAATGACGATACGCGACCCTGAACAGGTTGCCGCCTTTGTGGACGCTGTTCATGAACGTTTCGGTGGGCTGCATGTTCTGGTCAACAATGCAGGCGGACAGTTTCCGCAGCCGGCCTTGGACTTTTCCATAAAAGGTTGGAACGCGGTGATCGACACCAATCTGAATGGTACCTGGTGGATGATGCAGGCGGTAGCGAAAAATTGGGTCGAGACCGGAACCCAGGGCAATATTGTCAGCATCGTCGCAGATGTCTGGCGCGGAATGCCCGGTATCGCCCATACCGCCGCGGCACGCGCCGGGGTGATATTCCTGTCCAAATCTGTCGCAGTTGAATGGGCACCTTACGGTGTACGTGTGAACTGTGTCGCACCTGGATGCTGCGAAAGTACCGGGTTTGGAAATTATCCAGCCGAGGGTGCCGCGACGTTCAAGGAATCCAACCCCATGCGCCGGGCGGGCGACGAATGGGATGTTGCCGAAGGAGTTGTTTATATGGCGGCACTGTCGGGCAAATTTATAACCGGAGAGGTTCTAAACATAGATGGCGGTCAGCAGATGTGGGGTGATCCCTGGCCGACGGGACGTCCTGATTACTTCAAGATAGACTGA
- a CDS encoding MaoC family dehydratase translates to MKDVLRTTGFYFDEVEIGARFETRSRTVTEADLVGFCNLMWMTESLFTDTEHARDGAAAHGRVVPGVMVYAMAEGLLTHTMEGTGLAFLHADFSVKGPTFVGDTIHVEVEIIEARLTSRPGRGLVRSRNRVLKADGSECIVYEPLRMLRQLNATQ, encoded by the coding sequence ATGAAAGATGTATTGCGCACCACCGGCTTCTATTTCGATGAAGTCGAGATTGGTGCCCGCTTCGAAACCCGCAGCCGGACAGTGACCGAGGCTGACCTTGTTGGGTTCTGTAACCTGATGTGGATGACGGAATCATTGTTCACCGATACTGAGCATGCCCGCGACGGCGCTGCGGCGCATGGGCGGGTGGTGCCTGGGGTGATGGTTTACGCAATGGCCGAGGGGCTGTTGACGCACACGATGGAGGGCACGGGTCTGGCGTTTCTTCATGCTGATTTCAGTGTGAAGGGGCCTACTTTTGTCGGTGATACAATCCACGTTGAAGTCGAAATTATCGAGGCCCGTCTAACATCTAGGCCGGGACGTGGTCTGGTGCGCAGCCGAAACCGGGTGCTCAAGGCGGATGGCAGCGAATGTATTGTCTACGAGCCGCTTCGCATGCTGCGTCAGCTAAACGCAACTCAGTAA
- a CDS encoding acyl-CoA dehydrogenase family protein — MTYRYTEAQQEIRDTVLRICADFDDEYWLEKDRNGGFPHDLHKALADGGWLGIALPEEVGGAGLGITEAAIMMQAIAESGGGASGASAIHMNIFGLNPVVKFGTPEQKQRMLVPLLEGREKACFAVTEPTTGLDTTKLKTRAIRQGDRYVVHGQKVWISTAQVAHKMLLLARTTPLEEVTKPTEGLTLFYTTLDRTFVDVREIEKMGRKAVDSNEVFIDGLPVPAEDMIGEEGQGFRQTLHGLNPERILVAAECVGIARNAIKRASEYAKERHVFGRPIGQNQGIQHPLAKAWARVESANLMVMHAAALYDAGEPCGVEANAAKLLAAEAAVEATQTAQMTFGGFGYAKEYHVERLVREALLFHIVPVTPHMLMSFIAEKALGLPKSY, encoded by the coding sequence ATGACTTATCGGTATACTGAGGCGCAGCAGGAAATCCGCGACACCGTTTTGCGTATCTGTGCCGATTTTGATGATGAATACTGGCTGGAAAAAGACCGCAATGGGGGCTTCCCCCACGACTTACACAAGGCTTTGGCGGATGGCGGCTGGCTGGGTATCGCATTGCCGGAAGAGGTCGGCGGTGCCGGACTGGGCATAACCGAGGCGGCAATCATGATGCAGGCCATCGCGGAATCGGGCGGTGGTGCCAGCGGTGCGTCGGCCATCCACATGAACATTTTCGGGCTCAATCCAGTGGTAAAATTCGGCACCCCGGAGCAAAAACAGCGGATGCTGGTGCCGCTTCTGGAGGGGCGCGAAAAGGCCTGTTTTGCGGTAACCGAACCGACGACGGGGCTGGATACAACAAAGCTCAAGACACGGGCAATCCGACAGGGCGACCGGTATGTGGTGCATGGCCAGAAGGTCTGGATTTCAACCGCGCAGGTGGCTCACAAGATGCTGTTGTTGGCCCGCACCACGCCGCTGGAAGAGGTTACAAAGCCCACCGAGGGGTTGACCCTGTTTTACACGACGCTGGACCGGACCTTTGTGGACGTGCGCGAGATCGAAAAAATGGGCCGCAAAGCGGTAGATTCCAATGAGGTGTTCATCGACGGGCTGCCTGTTCCAGCCGAGGATATGATCGGCGAAGAAGGCCAAGGGTTCCGCCAGACCCTACACGGTCTGAATCCCGAACGCATACTGGTGGCGGCGGAATGCGTCGGCATTGCGCGAAACGCGATCAAACGGGCGTCGGAATATGCAAAGGAGCGACATGTCTTCGGCCGTCCGATCGGGCAGAATCAGGGCATCCAGCATCCGCTTGCCAAAGCCTGGGCCAGGGTCGAATCCGCCAATCTGATGGTGATGCATGCCGCGGCTCTGTATGATGCGGGCGAGCCATGTGGTGTCGAGGCGAATGCTGCAAAGCTGCTGGCAGCGGAAGCCGCAGTGGAGGCGACGCAGACGGCCCAGATGACGTTTGGCGGTTTTGGATACGCCAAGGAATATCATGTTGAGCGGCTGGTCCGCGAGGCGTTGTTGTTCCACATCGTACCGGTGACGCCGCATATGCTGATGTCGTTCATTGCCGAAAAGGCGCTTGGGCTGCCAAAATCCTACTGA
- a CDS encoding CaiB/BaiF CoA transferase family protein, with protein MKNISIIELGHVIAGPLAATLLADFGAEVIKVENPRGGDMMRDLGPKAQDDGLGVWWKTLARNKRILALNWKTPEGRAILRRMVEASDVLVENFRPGVLERADIGPDVLHRWNPDLIILRISGYGQEGPMKKTPAFGRAAEAMSGLSHLTGYPNGPPMHPGFPAADSTTGLMGALGVMLALHARGNGTAKGQVIDLAVFEGLLRLIDYHVPALTGAAVSPLRNGLRQPMDFAPGGMFRTSDGVWVTVSAGGAETARRLLRTAAGDAFADNPRFATMAGISANMAEVFDALQKFIGARDFDTVQAEFTKNDAVAARVLSVEDIVNHPQIAHRGDIVDVAGEQTRVVGAVPHLSDTPGSVRWLGRAEAADSHAVLRDLGLNEQEIAALASSGVVGMPQESEEKA; from the coding sequence TTGAAAAACATTAGTATCATCGAACTTGGTCATGTGATCGCCGGACCGCTGGCGGCGACTTTGTTGGCCGATTTCGGTGCCGAGGTGATCAAGGTCGAAAACCCGCGCGGCGGTGACATGATGCGCGATCTCGGCCCCAAGGCGCAGGATGACGGGCTAGGTGTGTGGTGGAAAACACTGGCGCGCAACAAACGCATTTTGGCGCTTAACTGGAAGACCCCTGAAGGACGCGCAATTCTGCGCCGCATGGTCGAAGCCAGTGATGTTTTAGTTGAGAATTTCCGGCCCGGCGTGCTGGAACGCGCTGATATCGGACCCGACGTGTTGCACAGATGGAACCCGGATTTGATCATCCTGCGTATTTCGGGCTATGGGCAGGAAGGCCCGATGAAAAAGACGCCGGCCTTTGGTCGCGCAGCCGAAGCCATGAGCGGATTGTCACATCTGACGGGATACCCCAACGGGCCGCCGATGCATCCAGGGTTTCCGGCGGCGGATTCAACCACCGGGCTGATGGGCGCACTGGGTGTCATGCTGGCGCTGCACGCGCGTGGCAATGGAACCGCAAAAGGGCAGGTCATCGACCTCGCGGTGTTCGAGGGGCTGTTGCGGCTGATCGACTATCACGTGCCTGCGCTGACAGGCGCGGCCGTGTCGCCGCTGCGCAACGGTCTTCGCCAACCGATGGACTTTGCCCCCGGCGGTATGTTCCGCACCAGCGACGGTGTCTGGGTCACGGTATCCGCAGGCGGGGCAGAAACCGCTCGGCGTCTGTTGCGCACGGCGGCCGGGGATGCATTTGCCGACAATCCGCGCTTTGCCACAATGGCCGGGATCAGCGCCAATATGGCCGAGGTTTTTGACGCGCTTCAGAAGTTCATTGGGGCGCGTGATTTTGACACTGTGCAGGCCGAGTTTACAAAAAACGACGCGGTTGCTGCGAGGGTTTTGAGCGTCGAGGATATCGTGAACCATCCGCAGATCGCCCATCGCGGCGACATCGTGGATGTAGCGGGAGAACAGACACGGGTGGTCGGCGCGGTGCCGCACCTGTCAGACACGCCGGGAAGCGTACGCTGGCTTGGCCGGGCCGAGGCCGCCGACAGCCACGCAGTGTTACGCGATCTGGGTTTGAACGAACAAGAAATCGCGGCGCTGGCCTCGTCAGGGGTGGTGGGCATGCCGCAAGAATCCGAGGAAAAAGCATGA
- a CDS encoding SDR family NAD(P)-dependent oxidoreductase: MTARLDGRVALVSGSGRGIGREIALKLASEGARIVVNDLDADPAAQTAEMIRDMGGEAAVCAGSVTEDGFAQRFVDTGVNAFGGLDIIVNNAGYTWDSVVQKMTDEQWHAIIDVHLTAPFQILRAAAPVFRDKARAEAEAGQEVFRKVVNISSIAGTGGNAGQINYSAAKAGIIGLTRTMAKEWGRYKVNVNAVAFGPIRTRLTEGSAKGDSTIKVEGKDIRVGVSPDLLSQMETSIPLGRVGTPEEAAGAVYLFCAPESNFISGQYVICGGGFVI, encoded by the coding sequence ATGACAGCTAGGCTTGACGGGCGCGTCGCGCTGGTATCCGGATCTGGACGCGGCATTGGCCGCGAGATCGCTTTGAAATTGGCCTCCGAAGGTGCGCGGATCGTGGTCAACGATCTGGATGCGGATCCGGCGGCGCAAACCGCTGAAATGATCCGTGACATGGGCGGTGAGGCCGCGGTCTGCGCCGGGTCGGTGACCGAAGATGGCTTTGCCCAACGGTTCGTTGATACCGGCGTTAATGCCTTCGGCGGGCTGGACATAATCGTTAACAACGCGGGCTATACTTGGGACAGCGTAGTCCAGAAAATGACGGATGAGCAATGGCATGCCATCATAGATGTTCATCTGACAGCACCCTTTCAGATCCTTAGAGCCGCCGCGCCAGTGTTCCGCGACAAGGCCCGCGCCGAAGCTGAAGCGGGGCAGGAAGTGTTTCGCAAGGTTGTGAATATTTCGTCCATCGCCGGAACCGGCGGCAACGCGGGGCAGATCAACTATTCTGCTGCCAAGGCCGGCATCATCGGACTGACCAGAACGATGGCAAAAGAGTGGGGCCGATACAAGGTCAACGTCAATGCCGTGGCCTTTGGCCCGATCCGCACGCGCCTGACCGAAGGCAGCGCCAAGGGGGACAGCACGATCAAGGTTGAAGGCAAGGACATCCGCGTCGGTGTCAGCCCCGATCTGTTAAGCCAGATGGAAACGTCTATTCCACTGGGCCGTGTCGGCACACCCGAGGAAGCCGCAGGGGCTGTCTATCTGTTTTGTGCGCCGGAATCGAACTTCATTTCCGGGCAATATGTGATCTGCGGCGGGGGTTTTGTAATCTAA